Proteins found in one Helicobacter colisuis genomic segment:
- the ccoN gene encoding cytochrome-c oxidase, cbb3-type subunit I: MQSNSALEYDYSIAKLFLFATIVFGIVGLLLGVIIAFQMAFPNLNYLAGEFGTFGRLRPLHTNGIIYGFTLSGIWAAWYYLGQRVLKISYNEHPFLKFIGHLHFWLYILLMALAVVSLFAGLTQSKEYSELIWPLDLLVVVVWVLWGVSLFGSMGVRREQTIYISLWYFIATFVAISALYIFNNLSVPTYLISGVGSLWNSISLYAGTNDAMVQWWFGHNAVAFVFTSGIIGVIYYFLPKESGQPIFSYKLTLFSFWGLMFVYIWAGSHHLIYSTVPDWMQTMGSIFSVVLILPSWGTAVNMLLTMKGQWHQLKESPLIKFLILASTFYMLSTLEGPIQSIKSVNALAHFTDWIVGHVHDGVLGWVGFTLIAACYHMTPRLFKREIYSKKLMDIQFWIQTIAIILYFSSMWIAGITQGMMWRATDEFGSLAYSFIDTVTVLFPYYTIRAIGGTMYLIGFIIFAYNIIMTIVASKELEKEPNYATPMAA, from the coding sequence ATGCAATCAAATTCTGCATTAGAGTATGATTATTCCATTGCAAAATTATTTCTTTTTGCAACGATTGTATTTGGTATTGTAGGATTATTGTTGGGTGTCATTATCGCTTTTCAAATGGCGTTTCCAAATCTCAATTATCTTGCTGGAGAATTTGGAACTTTTGGGAGACTTAGACCATTGCACACTAATGGAATTATCTATGGTTTCACATTAAGTGGTATTTGGGCAGCCTGGTATTACTTGGGACAAAGAGTTTTGAAAATTTCATACAATGAGCATCCATTTTTAAAATTCATTGGTCATTTACATTTTTGGCTTTATATTCTTTTAATGGCATTGGCAGTTGTAAGTTTATTTGCCGGTTTAACACAATCTAAAGAGTATTCTGAATTAATTTGGCCTTTGGACCTTTTGGTGGTAGTTGTTTGGGTTTTATGGGGAGTTAGTCTCTTTGGATCAATGGGTGTGAGAAGGGAGCAGACAATTTACATTAGCTTGTGGTATTTTATCGCGACTTTTGTAGCTATTTCTGCTCTTTATATTTTTAATAACTTGTCTGTGCCTACTTACCTTATATCCGGGGTTGGTTCTTTATGGAATTCTATTTCTTTGTATGCTGGAACTAATGATGCGATGGTGCAATGGTGGTTTGGACACAATGCGGTTGCATTTGTATTTACTTCTGGAATCATTGGGGTAATTTATTATTTCTTACCTAAAGAATCAGGGCAGCCTATCTTTTCTTATAAACTCACATTGTTTTCATTTTGGGGGTTGATGTTTGTTTATATTTGGGCAGGTAGCCACCATCTTATTTATTCTACGGTGCCTGATTGGATGCAAACAATGGGTTCTATTTTTTCTGTAGTGCTTATTTTGCCTTCTTGGGGAACAGCAGTTAATATGCTTTTAACAATGAAGGGACAATGGCATCAATTAAAAGAATCACCTTTAATTAAATTTTTAATTCTTGCCTCTACATTTTATATGTTATCAACACTTGAAGGACCAATTCAGTCAATTAAATCTGTTAATGCTTTGGCGCACTTTACGGATTGGATTGTAGGACATGTTCATGATGGTGTTTTAGGCTGGGTTGGTTTTACGCTTATTGCAGCTTGTTATCATATGACACCAAGATTGTTTAAGCGAGAGATTTATTCTAAAAAGCTTATGGATATACAATTTTGGATTCAAACAATTGCAATTATCCTTTATTTTTCAAGTATGTGGATTGCTGGAATTACCCAAGGTATGATGTGGAGAGCAACAGATGAATTTGGAAGTCTAGCTTATTCATTTATTGATACAGTAACTGTATTGTTCCCTTATTATACAATTAGAGCAATTGGTGGAACAATGTATTTGATTGGATTTATTATCTTTGCTTATAATATTATTATGACCATTGTTGCAAGTAAAGAGCTTGAAAAAGAGCCTAACTATGCAACTCCAATGGCAGCGTAA
- the ccoO gene encoding cytochrome-c oxidase, cbb3-type subunit II, protein MFHWLEKNPFFFTVVFLLVFSIAGLVEILPDFAKASRPTENLKPYTLLETAGRQIYIAESCNACHSQLIRPFKAETDRYGAYSLSGEYAYDRPFLWGSKRTGPDLHRVGDYRTTDWHEEHMLNPSSIVPGSIMPAYPHLYQKNVDVDTAYAEAYTQKVVFAVPYDTEGNPKLGDLESARAEILAEAKVLAEDMKDPEIKAALERGEIKQIVALIAYLNSLGQKRRAN, encoded by the coding sequence ATGTTTCATTGGTTGGAAAAAAATCCGTTTTTCTTTACGGTAGTTTTTTTGTTGGTATTTTCTATTGCAGGGTTAGTTGAAATACTTCCTGATTTTGCAAAAGCGTCTCGCCCTACTGAAAATCTTAAACCTTATACTTTATTAGAAACTGCAGGGCGTCAAATTTATATTGCAGAGAGTTGCAATGCTTGTCATTCGCAGCTAATCCGTCCTTTTAAGGCAGAAACAGATAGATATGGAGCTTATAGTTTAAGCGGTGAATATGCATATGATAGACCATTTTTATGGGGTTCTAAAAGAACTGGTCCAGATTTGCATCGTGTAGGAGATTATAGAACAACAGATTGGCATGAGGAGCATATGTTAAATCCATCTTCTATTGTTCCTGGATCTATAATGCCTGCCTATCCACATTTATATCAAAAAAATGTGGATGTAGATACTGCTTATGCTGAAGCTTATACCCAAAAAGTGGTTTTTGCAGTTCCTTATGATACAGAAGGGAATCCAAAGCTTGGAGATTTAGAATCTGCTAGAGCAGAGATTTTGGCTGAAGCAAAAGTTTTGGCTGAAGATATGAAAGATCCAGAAATAAAAGCGGCATTAGAAAGAGGTGAGATTAAGCAAATTGTAGCTTTGATTGCTTACCTTAATAGTCTGGGGCAAAAAAGAAGGGCAAATTAA
- a CDS encoding cytochrome c oxidase, cbb3-type, CcoQ subunit, giving the protein MDYETIRVIQGYAYWAVTILLVVLLYGYIYHLYKSQRSGKIDYEKYARLALDDDLNDEVIEERSNKDKKKES; this is encoded by the coding sequence GTGGATTATGAAACTATAAGAGTCATTCAAGGCTATGCATATTGGGCTGTTACGATTTTGTTGGTGGTTTTGTTGTATGGTTATATTTACCATCTCTACAAAAGCCAAAGAAGTGGGAAAATAGACTATGAAAAATATGCTAGATTAGCCCTTGATGATGACTTGAATGATGAAGTAATCGAAGAGAGAAGCAATAAAGATAAAAAGAAGGAGAGCTAA
- a CDS encoding c-type cytochrome, translated as MEWLNLGDSVNQLALLGAIAILALTIFVVGGYIKKMKSSKAEGDLSSEEWDGIREFKNNIPIGWGVTYLVLIIWALWYWFVGYPLNSYSQIGEYNEEVKAYNAKFEQQWQNIDEATLVKMGQNLFLVQCSQCHGITTEGINGTAANLAEWGREEGIITTIKEGSKGLGYLLGDMLPISEVAPGVLDTEEAQKAVAAYVMAEISEVKKTKYPELVAKGKELYSAATCNACHGDDGKGMGGMAPDLSKYGTTAFVAEVLEKGKKGHIGIMPSFKTQMLTDIQKEALGHFIYSDKN; from the coding sequence ATGGAATGGTTGAACTTAGGTGATAGTGTAAATCAACTCGCATTGCTTGGCGCCATAGCAATTCTAGCTTTAACTATTTTCGTTGTTGGTGGTTATATCAAAAAAATGAAAAGCAGTAAGGCAGAAGGTGATTTATCAAGTGAAGAGTGGGATGGAATTAGAGAATTTAAAAATAATATTCCAATTGGTTGGGGTGTAACTTATTTGGTGCTTATTATTTGGGCGTTGTGGTATTGGTTTGTGGGATACCCTCTTAATTCTTATTCTCAAATTGGTGAATACAATGAGGAAGTAAAAGCGTATAATGCCAAGTTTGAACAACAATGGCAAAATATTGATGAAGCCACTTTGGTTAAAATGGGACAAAATCTCTTTTTAGTACAATGTTCGCAATGTCATGGAATCACAACAGAAGGAATAAATGGAACAGCGGCTAATTTAGCAGAGTGGGGTAGAGAAGAGGGGATTATTACAACAATCAAAGAAGGAAGTAAAGGCTTAGGTTATTTGCTTGGAGATATGTTGCCAATTAGTGAGGTAGCTCCGGGAGTTTTGGATACTGAAGAAGCACAAAAGGCTGTGGCAGCTTATGTTATGGCTGAAATTTCTGAAGTAAAAAAGACAAAATATCCAGAATTGGTAGCTAAGGGTAAGGAGCTCTATAGTGCTGCAACTTGTAATGCTTGCCATGGAGATGATGGAAAAGGTATGGGGGGAATGGCTCCTGACTTGAGTAAATATGGAACAACTGCATTTGTGGCAGAAGTTTTGGAAAAAGGCAAAAAAGGACATATTGGTATTATGCCTTCGTTTAAAACTCAGATGCTTACAGATATTCAAAAAGAAGCTTTAGGGCATTTCATCTATTCGGATAAAAACTAA
- a CDS encoding DUF4006 family protein gives MNGLFGINGLGGYIVAVVLLLAIVFGLGYAAVMTQKAEANNPYVIENPNSIQMKSVENAGHFQSVEE, from the coding sequence ATGAATGGTTTATTTGGAATTAATGGATTAGGTGGTTATATAGTCGCGGTAGTATTATTGCTTGCTATCGTCTTTGGGTTGGGATATGCAGCAGTAATGACACAAAAAGCAGAGGCGAACAATCCTTATGTGATTGAGAATCCAAATAGCATACAAATGAAAAGCGTTGAGAATGCTGGGCATTTTCAAAGCGTAGAGGAGTAA
- a CDS encoding TPM domain-containing protein — MIENENQLVEKTVGFIEILSSEVYEKTGVKMYIVALEDLGEMNLQEKESSYTYNLQNPYVLLFFSKNEKKINIIVSQEVERMFDKNEVYWDYIVPLIPNSAKELTNERISAFLLNGFVDMADRIAEFHNVKLEHNFPTQNKGVQIAVRTALYGMLFVLFVLFVFVYLRRK, encoded by the coding sequence GTGATAGAAAACGAGAATCAACTAGTTGAAAAGACCGTTGGCTTTATTGAGATTCTGTCAAGTGAAGTTTATGAAAAAACGGGTGTAAAAATGTATATTGTTGCTCTTGAGGATTTAGGAGAGATGAATCTTCAAGAGAAAGAATCTTCTTACACTTATAATTTACAAAACCCCTATGTTTTACTCTTTTTTAGTAAAAATGAAAAAAAAATCAATATCATTGTTAGTCAAGAAGTAGAAAGAATGTTTGATAAAAATGAAGTTTATTGGGATTATATTGTGCCTTTGATTCCAAATTCTGCTAAAGAGCTAACAAATGAGAGAATCTCTGCCTTTTTATTGAATGGTTTTGTGGATATGGCAGATAGAATTGCAGAGTTTCACAATGTTAAATTAGAGCATAACTTTCCAACGCAAAACAAGGGTGTTCAAATCGCTGTGAGGACAGCTCTTTATGGAATGCTCTTTGTCTTGTTTGTATTATTTGTTTTTGTTTATTTAAGGAGAAAATAA
- a CDS encoding FixH family protein, producing MTKNYWPIGIFLLAMVVVGLIVLTIKTALNNPVEMKAMCGMDSQYVDENINEITQKRQAFLRQYTIEFEGPKEQGLKEFKMAFVEIRNLKNQKLQTDAKVSFFLARPNTIQEDKTLGEGEFVDGIYQSPSFEVDKQGRWQVEAYVEIGEDSICLMQEYLIK from the coding sequence ATGACTAAGAATTATTGGCCTATTGGAATTTTTTTGTTAGCAATGGTTGTGGTTGGTTTAATTGTTTTAACAATTAAGACTGCATTAAATAATCCTGTTGAAATGAAAGCAATGTGTGGAATGGATTCGCAATATGTAGATGAAAATATCAATGAAATCACACAAAAAAGACAAGCTTTTTTAAGGCAATACACTATTGAATTTGAAGGACCAAAAGAGCAGGGTTTAAAAGAATTTAAAATGGCTTTTGTAGAGATTAGAAATTTAAAAAATCAAAAGCTGCAAACAGATGCTAAGGTTTCTTTTTTTTTAGCGCGCCCAAACACTATTCAAGAAGACAAAACTTTAGGAGAGGGTGAGTTTGTCGATGGAATCTATCAAAGTCCATCTTTTGAAGTAGATAAACAAGGGCGTTGGCAAGTAGAAGCCTATGTGGAAATAGGAGAAGATTCAATTTGCTTGATGCAAGAATATCTAATTAAGTAG
- a CDS encoding acryloyl-CoA reductase, with protein MTFKALCVDMQGENLIHAIKDITIDDLSDGDVIIKVKYSSINYKDMLAFKKNGGVIRKYPMIPGIDLCGEIIESKNPSYNIGQKVLATSFGIGVSHTGGYAQYARLQSSWITPLPNGLSLKDSMIVGTAGFTAALSIQSLQQAGMNKSNQPTIAVTGATGGVGTMAIALLKAKGYDNIIAITSKDNQSPMLKSLGASGIVSPKDIIKDDNKPLQSQCFDYVIDCVGGALAASLLTQISYGGAMSVCGNASGIALNTNILPFILRGIQLVGIDSVAYPNEKRLRIWYEISNAMAFIRKIPITEVTLDTLVDRLDSIKNSTNIGRNIVSINNQ; from the coding sequence ATGACCTTTAAAGCATTATGTGTGGATATGCAAGGAGAAAATCTCATACACGCAATAAAAGACATCACCATAGATGATCTATCAGATGGCGATGTGATTATAAAGGTCAAATACTCTAGTATCAACTATAAAGATATGCTTGCATTTAAGAAAAATGGTGGTGTGATCCGCAAATACCCTATGATACCGGGTATAGATCTCTGTGGCGAGATTATAGAATCTAAAAACCCAAGCTATAACATAGGGCAAAAAGTCTTGGCAACAAGCTTTGGCATAGGGGTTTCTCACACTGGCGGCTATGCACAATATGCAAGATTGCAATCATCTTGGATTACGCCCTTGCCAAATGGATTATCACTCAAAGATAGTATGATAGTGGGCACAGCAGGTTTTACAGCAGCTTTAAGCATACAATCTCTGCAACAAGCAGGTATGAATAAAAGCAATCAACCCACCATAGCAGTAACGGGCGCAACTGGTGGTGTGGGCACTATGGCAATTGCACTCCTTAAGGCAAAAGGGTATGACAACATCATCGCTATCACCTCTAAAGATAATCAATCACCAATGCTAAAAAGTCTTGGCGCAAGTGGTATTGTATCGCCAAAAGATATCATAAAAGATGATAACAAGCCTCTACAATCACAATGCTTTGATTATGTGATTGATTGTGTGGGTGGTGCATTAGCCGCGAGTTTATTGACACAAATATCCTATGGCGGAGCGATGAGTGTATGTGGAAACGCAAGTGGGATAGCTCTAAACACAAATATTTTGCCCTTTATCTTGCGTGGGATACAGCTTGTGGGCATAGATTCTGTGGCATATCCAAATGAGAAAAGATTAAGAATTTGGTATGAAATCTCAAATGCAATGGCATTCATACGGAAAATACCTATCACAGAAGTTACGCTTGATACACTAGTAGATAGATTAGATTCCATAAAAAATTCAACCAACATAGGAAGAAACATAGTATCAATTAACAATCAATAA